The Micromonospora krabiensis genome window below encodes:
- a CDS encoding ThuA domain-containing protein: MRRTTLIIATIAGLLLSLGLAPPASAAPAFRALLFTKTTGYRHDSIPAGISMFQQQATANNFELVHSEDASVFTPANLATFDVLIMFQTSGMVWTSAAQRQAVEGFLASGKGIVAIHNATDMGIEGEYPWWDQTVNGGAHMPEHSPGVLPGTAIVADKQHPSTTGLPDRWNRSEEWYNFDTNPRGNVHVLVTADERTYNPGSRAMGPDHPISWCRNAAGGRVWATAMGHAIASYSETNFRDHVLGGVRWAAGNAPGDCGGTVWGNFEKRTLDDNTVDPMALAVAPDGRVIYVQRGGQVKIFKPSTNSTVTAGTLSVYTGGEDGLTGLALDPNFATNGYVYLYHSPASSSTDINRVSRYTLSGDTLNMSSGVTIIDIPAYRDRTFPEPGHTGGYIEFGPDGNLYIGTGDDTPPNLDPNWQGYAPLDWRPGKANLDAARTAGNTNDLRGKLLRIRPSASGGYTIPSGNLYAQGTAQTRPEIYAMGFRNPFRFSIDPATGWVYLADYGPDRNPPTTNRGPEGLVELNVIKAPGNYGWPFCHGDNQPYAPFNPDTGVVGAKFNCNSPVNNSPNNTGLTSLRPIVAPNMWYGYGASPTFPELGSGGSAPMGGPVYRYDASNPSATKFPPYYDGVHFFYEWSRSYLKEVHFDSATAVTRTNPFLPSTRFNKPMDMEFGRDGSLYLLEWGTNFGGGNSDSGLYRIDYIQGGRSPIAKATGTPTSGSAPLTVQFSSAGTADPDPGNTLSYLWTFGDGTTSTAANPSKVYTTNGNYTAQLRVTDNTGKTGFANVQITVGNSAPVVTITTPGNGGMLTFGDRVSYQITVTDPDGGTIDCSKVVLNPALGHDDHAHETTEYPGCSGTISTDLLGGHPDGANLFYVLNARYTDSGGAGGAAPLTGTAQAILQPKHKQAEYFSSQSGIRVVDQAAAESTKRVGDISNNDWIAFSPMNLTGISTVSYRLSSPSGGGSIELRAGSPTGTLLATTPVPSTGGWDNYQSTAPVSVSALAGTQTLYMVFKGSGNNWFDLDSHTFGGAGVGVPSTGGVAGRTWTVTAQHSGKLMDVSGVSTADGAQIHQWAATGGNNQKWQAVDAGGGAVYLKAVHSGKCAEVIGGSTAAGAFLQQATCTNSNPQKFTVTATATSGVYTVRSLPSGLCLDVNGGATTDGARLLQWTCHGNANQQWRFTLA; encoded by the coding sequence ATGCGTCGCACCACCTTGATCATCGCCACGATCGCCGGCCTGTTACTGTCACTCGGCCTCGCACCACCCGCGTCGGCGGCTCCGGCCTTCCGCGCCCTGTTGTTCACCAAGACCACCGGCTACCGGCACGACTCGATCCCGGCCGGGATCAGCATGTTCCAGCAGCAGGCCACCGCCAACAACTTCGAGCTGGTGCACAGCGAGGACGCGAGCGTCTTCACCCCGGCCAACCTCGCGACGTTCGACGTGCTCATCATGTTCCAGACCTCCGGCATGGTCTGGACCTCAGCCGCTCAGCGTCAGGCCGTGGAGGGCTTCCTCGCCAGCGGCAAGGGCATCGTCGCCATCCACAACGCCACCGACATGGGTATCGAGGGCGAATACCCCTGGTGGGACCAGACCGTCAACGGTGGCGCCCACATGCCCGAGCACTCCCCCGGCGTGCTGCCCGGCACCGCCATCGTCGCCGACAAGCAGCACCCGTCGACGACCGGCCTTCCGGACCGCTGGAACCGCAGCGAGGAGTGGTACAACTTCGACACCAACCCACGCGGCAACGTGCACGTCCTGGTGACCGCGGACGAGCGCACGTACAACCCGGGATCCCGGGCAATGGGCCCGGACCATCCGATCTCCTGGTGTCGGAACGCCGCCGGCGGCCGAGTGTGGGCGACCGCGATGGGCCACGCCATCGCGTCCTACAGCGAGACGAACTTCCGCGACCACGTGCTCGGTGGCGTCCGGTGGGCCGCCGGCAACGCGCCCGGAGACTGCGGCGGCACCGTGTGGGGCAACTTCGAGAAGCGCACCCTCGACGACAACACGGTCGACCCGATGGCCCTGGCCGTGGCGCCGGACGGGCGGGTCATCTACGTGCAGCGCGGCGGCCAGGTGAAGATCTTCAAGCCCTCCACCAACAGCACGGTGACCGCCGGCACGTTGAGCGTCTACACCGGAGGTGAGGACGGGCTCACCGGCCTGGCGTTGGATCCCAACTTCGCCACCAACGGGTACGTGTACCTCTACCACTCGCCGGCGAGCAGCAGCACCGACATCAACCGCGTCTCCCGCTACACGCTCAGCGGCGACACCCTGAACATGTCCAGCGGTGTGACGATCATCGACATCCCGGCGTACCGGGACCGCACCTTCCCTGAGCCCGGCCACACCGGCGGGTACATCGAGTTCGGCCCGGACGGCAACCTCTACATCGGCACCGGCGACGACACCCCGCCGAACCTCGACCCCAACTGGCAGGGCTACGCCCCGCTGGACTGGCGCCCGGGCAAGGCCAACCTCGACGCCGCCCGGACCGCCGGCAACACCAACGACCTGCGCGGCAAGCTGCTGCGCATCAGGCCCTCGGCCAGCGGCGGATACACCATCCCCAGCGGCAACCTCTACGCCCAGGGCACGGCGCAGACCCGGCCGGAGATCTACGCGATGGGCTTCCGCAACCCGTTCCGCTTCTCCATCGACCCAGCCACCGGATGGGTCTACCTCGCCGACTATGGGCCGGACCGCAACCCGCCCACCACCAACCGGGGACCCGAGGGCCTTGTCGAGCTCAACGTGATCAAGGCACCCGGCAACTACGGCTGGCCGTTCTGCCACGGCGACAACCAGCCCTACGCGCCGTTCAACCCGGACACCGGCGTGGTCGGCGCGAAGTTCAACTGCAACTCGCCGGTCAACAACTCCCCCAACAACACCGGCCTGACCAGCCTGCGACCGATCGTCGCGCCCAACATGTGGTACGGCTACGGCGCCTCGCCGACCTTCCCGGAGCTCGGGTCCGGCGGCTCCGCGCCGATGGGCGGACCGGTCTACCGGTACGACGCGTCGAACCCGTCGGCCACCAAGTTCCCGCCCTACTACGACGGCGTGCACTTCTTCTACGAGTGGTCACGCAGCTACCTCAAGGAGGTGCACTTCGACTCCGCCACGGCGGTGACCCGCACCAACCCGTTCCTGCCCAGCACGCGGTTCAACAAGCCGATGGACATGGAGTTCGGCAGGGACGGCTCGCTCTACCTGTTGGAGTGGGGCACCAACTTCGGTGGCGGCAACAGTGACTCGGGCCTCTACCGGATCGACTACATCCAGGGCGGCCGGTCCCCGATCGCCAAGGCCACCGGCACGCCGACCAGCGGTAGCGCGCCGCTCACCGTCCAGTTCAGCAGTGCCGGCACGGCCGATCCGGACCCGGGCAACACGCTCAGCTACCTGTGGACGTTCGGCGACGGCACCACCTCCACCGCGGCCAACCCGTCGAAGGTGTACACCACCAACGGCAACTACACCGCGCAGTTGAGGGTCACCGACAACACCGGTAAGACGGGCTTCGCCAACGTCCAGATCACCGTCGGCAACAGCGCACCGGTGGTCACCATCACCACTCCGGGCAATGGCGGCATGCTCACCTTCGGTGACCGGGTGTCGTACCAGATCACCGTGACCGACCCGGACGGCGGAACGATCGACTGTTCGAAGGTGGTCCTCAACCCGGCGCTGGGCCACGACGACCACGCGCACGAGACCACGGAGTATCCGGGCTGCTCGGGCACGATCTCCACCGACCTGCTCGGTGGGCATCCCGACGGCGCGAACCTCTTCTACGTGCTGAACGCGCGGTACACCGACAGCGGTGGCGCGGGCGGCGCGGCCCCGCTGACCGGCACCGCGCAGGCGATCCTGCAGCCCAAGCACAAGCAGGCCGAGTACTTCAGCAGTCAGTCCGGCATCCGGGTCGTCGACCAGGCGGCGGCCGAGAGCACCAAGCGCGTCGGTGACATCTCCAACAACGACTGGATCGCGTTCAGCCCGATGAACCTGACGGGGATCTCGACCGTCAGCTACCGACTGTCGTCGCCGTCCGGTGGCGGATCGATCGAGTTGCGCGCCGGCTCGCCGACCGGCACCCTGCTGGCCACCACTCCCGTGCCCAGCACCGGTGGTTGGGACAACTACCAGTCCACCGCGCCGGTGAGCGTGTCCGCCCTGGCCGGGACGCAGACGCTCTACATGGTGTTCAAGGGCAGCGGCAACAACTGGTTCGACCTGGACTCGCACACGTTCGGCGGCGCGGGCGTCGGCGTACCCAGCACCGGTGGCGTGGCGGGACGGACCTGGACGGTCACCGCGCAGCACAGCGGCAAGCTGATGGACGTCAGCGGCGTCTCCACCGCCGACGGCGCCCAGATCCACCAGTGGGCGGCCACCGGTGGCAACAACCAGAAGTGGCAGGCCGTGGACGCCGGCGGCGGAGCCGTCTACCTGAAGGCCGTCCACAGCGGCAAGTGCGCCGAGGTGATCGGCGGCTCCACCGCCGCCGGCGCCTTCCTCCAGCAGGCCACCTGCACCAACAGCAATCCGCAGAAGTTCACGGTCACGGCGACCGCGACATCGGGGGTGTACACGGTGCGGAGTCTGCCGAGCGGGCTCTGCCTGGACGTCAACGGCGGGGCCACCACCGACGGAGCGCGACTGTTGCAGTGGACCTGCCACGGTAACGCCAACCAGCAGTGGCGCTTCACCCTGGCGTGA
- a CDS encoding ABC transporter permease, with amino-acid sequence MSVLSLLPARRPVPGVFVALTLTLAIGWLVVLLDGGQLFNQSTTVSLLHVAAGLGLVAVGQTLVILGGSLDLSVAYVISLSTLVAAETMNGSDGAVLPAVGLALAVSAGIGLFNGILVTKLRVNAFIATLGVGLLLRGYLDNGYDGPAGTTAPSLVQSLGYQRVGPVPVSFLLLLAVTAAVWFALTRTRFGHHLVAVGGDPEVARLSGVRNDRVLVTAHVLCSMCAGLAGIYLASRLGSGAPRVGTEGLYDLESIAAVVIGGTALAGGRGGVIGTVGGVLLLASIDAIFNQLEVDAFFKQVIRGAIIIAAVAVYARRAMRKAGS; translated from the coding sequence GTGAGCGTCCTGTCGCTCCTGCCGGCCCGGCGCCCCGTACCGGGCGTTTTCGTGGCCCTGACCCTCACCCTGGCGATCGGTTGGCTGGTCGTCCTGCTCGACGGCGGTCAGCTGTTCAACCAGTCCACGACGGTGAGTCTGCTGCACGTCGCCGCGGGGCTCGGGCTCGTCGCGGTCGGCCAGACCCTGGTGATCCTGGGCGGCTCGCTCGACCTGTCCGTGGCGTACGTGATCAGCCTCAGCACTCTCGTCGCCGCCGAGACGATGAACGGCAGCGACGGCGCGGTGCTGCCGGCGGTCGGCCTGGCGCTCGCCGTCAGCGCCGGCATCGGGCTGTTCAACGGGATCCTCGTCACGAAGCTCCGGGTCAACGCGTTCATCGCGACCCTCGGCGTCGGGCTGCTGCTCAGGGGCTACCTCGACAACGGCTACGACGGCCCGGCGGGCACCACCGCGCCCTCGCTCGTGCAGTCGCTCGGGTACCAGCGCGTCGGGCCGGTACCGGTGTCGTTCCTGCTGCTGCTGGCCGTGACCGCGGCGGTCTGGTTCGCGCTCACGCGAACCCGCTTCGGCCACCATCTGGTCGCCGTCGGTGGGGACCCGGAGGTGGCCCGGCTCTCCGGTGTCCGCAACGACCGCGTCCTGGTCACCGCGCACGTCCTGTGCTCGATGTGCGCCGGGCTCGCCGGCATCTACCTCGCCAGCCGGCTCGGCTCGGGCGCGCCGCGCGTCGGCACGGAGGGCCTCTACGACCTGGAGTCGATCGCCGCGGTGGTGATCGGCGGGACCGCCCTCGCCGGCGGGCGGGGCGGCGTCATCGGCACGGTCGGCGGGGTGCTGCTGCTCGCCAGCATCGACGCCATCTTCAACCAGCTCGAGGTCGACGCCTTCTTCAAGCAGGTGATCCGGGGCGCCATCATCATCGCCGCGGTCGCCGTCTACGCCCGGCGGGCAATGCGAAAGGCGGGCTCCTGA
- a CDS encoding sugar phosphate isomerase/epimerase family protein produces MYAIGVNPWVWASPVDDNALVELVPRIASFGFDAVELPIEQPGDWDPIRTRDLLAAHGLVAAGVCAVTPPGRDLVDASPEVVERTVAYLKGCVDSAAAVGAPCVGGPVYASVGRTWRMTPTARAECYADFRRAVAPVAHHAAERGVAIGVEALNRYETSVVNTVEQTIELIDGLPSNVGIMLDTYHLNIEEADPYAALTLAGPYLKHVQVSGTNRGAPGSDHFDWPRFAAALAATGYRGPVCIESFTADNETIATAASIWRPLAPSQDRLALDGLTYLRRVLG; encoded by the coding sequence GTGTACGCCATCGGCGTGAACCCCTGGGTGTGGGCGTCGCCGGTCGACGACAACGCGCTCGTCGAGCTGGTCCCACGGATCGCCTCGTTCGGCTTCGATGCGGTCGAACTGCCGATCGAACAGCCCGGTGACTGGGATCCGATCCGTACCCGCGACCTGCTGGCCGCGCACGGCCTCGTCGCGGCCGGCGTCTGCGCGGTCACCCCGCCGGGACGGGACCTCGTGGACGCCTCGCCGGAGGTCGTCGAGCGCACCGTGGCGTACCTGAAGGGGTGCGTCGACAGCGCCGCCGCTGTCGGCGCACCCTGCGTCGGCGGTCCGGTCTACGCGTCGGTCGGCCGCACCTGGCGCATGACCCCGACGGCGCGGGCCGAGTGTTACGCGGACTTCCGCCGCGCGGTCGCACCGGTCGCCCACCACGCCGCCGAACGGGGTGTGGCGATCGGTGTGGAGGCGCTCAACCGGTACGAGACGAGCGTCGTCAACACCGTCGAGCAGACCATCGAGCTGATCGACGGCCTGCCCTCGAACGTCGGCATCATGCTCGACACCTACCACCTGAACATCGAGGAGGCCGACCCGTACGCGGCGCTGACCCTCGCCGGGCCGTACCTCAAGCACGTCCAGGTCAGCGGCACCAACCGTGGCGCGCCCGGCAGCGACCACTTCGACTGGCCCCGGTTCGCCGCCGCCCTGGCGGCGACCGGCTACCGGGGCCCGGTCTGCATCGAGTCGTTCACCGCCGACAACGAGACGATCGCGACCGCCGCCTCGATCTGGCGTCCGCTCGCCCCGTCGCAGGACCGGCTCGCGCTGGACGGCCTGACCTACCTGCGGCGGGTCCTGGGCTGA
- a CDS encoding sugar ABC transporter ATP-binding protein, protein MSDPRPAPLLTLRGIGKSFLGVRVLDGVDLDVAPGEVHAVVGENGAGKSTLMKIVSGGYVPDEGTVELAGEARVFRGPRDAQRAGVGIIHQEFNLLPERTVAENVYLGHEPVRRGLVDRRAMLDRTADLLTSIGETGLPADARVGRLGVAQQQVVEIAKALALDARLLIMDEPTAALADHEVELLYGLVRRLQRRGIGLLYVSHRLTEVFDLSGRITVLKDGRRVTTVDTADTTADELVRHMVGRELSSYYPDRAAAGDVGAVRLTVRDAGNRKLRGVDLEMRAGEVLGVGGLQGSGRSALARALFGVSPFTTGDVTLDGKPVRLRSPRAAMRTGVAYVTEDRKGEGIVPRQSVLDNALLASRAVFAARSGRAARTQRVRDLLAAVEVRAAGDDQEIRFLSGGNQQKVVLARWLAVNPRILLFDEPTRGIDVGAKSAIHDLIRRLARDGAAVLMISSDLPELLGMSDRIVVMRDGRIAGELPAGATEEDVVALAVGTVREAAR, encoded by the coding sequence ATGTCAGACCCACGGCCCGCGCCGTTGCTCACCCTTCGGGGCATCGGCAAGTCCTTCCTGGGAGTACGCGTTCTCGACGGTGTCGACCTCGACGTCGCGCCGGGCGAGGTCCATGCCGTCGTCGGCGAGAACGGTGCCGGGAAGTCAACCCTCATGAAGATCGTCTCGGGTGGATACGTCCCGGACGAGGGCACCGTCGAGCTCGCCGGTGAAGCCCGCGTGTTCCGCGGCCCGCGCGACGCCCAACGAGCGGGTGTCGGCATCATCCACCAGGAGTTCAACCTCCTGCCGGAGCGCACCGTCGCGGAGAACGTCTATCTCGGGCACGAGCCGGTGCGCCGCGGGCTGGTCGACCGTCGCGCGATGCTCGACCGCACCGCTGATCTGCTCACCTCGATCGGGGAGACCGGCCTTCCGGCCGACGCCCGGGTGGGACGGCTCGGCGTCGCGCAGCAGCAGGTCGTCGAGATCGCGAAGGCGCTCGCCCTGGACGCGCGACTGCTCATCATGGACGAGCCGACCGCGGCGTTGGCCGACCACGAGGTCGAACTCCTCTACGGGTTGGTGCGCCGGCTCCAGCGGCGGGGGATCGGCCTGCTGTACGTCTCGCACCGACTCACCGAGGTCTTCGACCTGTCCGGTCGGATCACCGTCCTGAAGGACGGCCGGCGGGTCACCACCGTCGACACCGCCGACACCACCGCGGACGAGTTGGTGCGACACATGGTCGGCCGCGAACTGTCCAGCTACTACCCGGACCGGGCAGCGGCCGGTGACGTCGGCGCGGTGCGACTGACCGTCCGCGACGCGGGGAACCGGAAACTGCGTGGCGTCGACCTCGAGATGCGGGCCGGCGAGGTGCTCGGCGTCGGCGGTCTGCAGGGCTCGGGACGGTCGGCGCTGGCCCGTGCGCTCTTCGGGGTCTCCCCGTTCACGACCGGCGACGTCACGCTGGACGGCAAGCCCGTACGGCTGCGCTCCCCACGCGCCGCGATGCGGACCGGCGTCGCCTATGTCACCGAGGACCGCAAGGGGGAGGGGATCGTGCCCCGGCAGTCGGTGCTCGACAACGCGCTGCTCGCCAGTCGGGCCGTGTTCGCGGCCCGCTCCGGTCGCGCGGCCCGCACCCAACGGGTACGGGATCTGCTCGCCGCGGTGGAGGTCCGCGCCGCCGGTGACGACCAGGAGATCCGCTTTCTCTCGGGCGGCAACCAGCAGAAGGTCGTCCTGGCCCGGTGGCTCGCGGTGAACCCGCGGATCCTGCTCTTCGACGAGCCGACCCGGGGCATCGACGTGGGAGCGAAGTCGGCCATCCACGACCTCATCCGGCGCCTGGCCCGCGACGGCGCGGCCGTGTTGATGATCTCGTCCGACCTGCCCGAGCTGTTGGGGATGAGCGACCGGATCGTCGTCATGCGCGACGGCCGGATCGCCGGAGAGCTGCCCGCCGGCGCGACCGAGGAAGACGTCGTGGCCCTCGCGGTCGGCACGGTCCGGGAGGCGGCCCGGTGA
- a CDS encoding ABC transporter substrate-binding protein, producing the protein MRRSITALAAVTLLSLTACATDEPVASPSGSAPAAGSGTGEQSKFFVQADYDAELSLLTASPTGPADKPWEQVLNPTMVDTAKFKKKGPHKICFSNAALNNPWRQVGFKTMQAEVEAQRSRISEFVHVDAEGKDQKQIADINDLLGKDCDALIVSPNTTATLTPAVEAACQAGLPVIVFDRGVNTKCPVTFINPIGGYGFGHVGAEFVSQKMKPGGKVLALRILPGVDVLETRWSAAKVAFDKAGVNVVGVEFTDGDPAKTKKIVDDYIQRHGTIDGVWMDAGAVAVAAVEAFQDAGKPVPPINGEDQLDFLKIWKDKNLTAIAPTYPTYQWRTPIIAALRILDGEQVSSPWKLPQPTITQENLDQYLDASMPPLHYAMCGCTDLPGYPQRWK; encoded by the coding sequence GTGCGACGATCCATCACGGCCCTCGCCGCCGTCACCCTGCTGTCCCTCACCGCCTGCGCCACCGACGAGCCGGTCGCGAGCCCGTCGGGCAGTGCCCCGGCCGCGGGATCGGGCACCGGAGAGCAGTCGAAGTTCTTCGTGCAGGCCGACTACGACGCCGAGCTGTCGCTGCTCACCGCCAGCCCCACCGGCCCGGCGGACAAGCCGTGGGAGCAGGTGCTCAACCCGACGATGGTCGACACCGCCAAGTTCAAGAAGAAGGGGCCGCACAAGATCTGTTTCTCCAACGCGGCCCTGAACAACCCCTGGCGTCAGGTCGGGTTCAAGACCATGCAGGCCGAGGTCGAGGCGCAGCGCAGTCGGATCAGTGAGTTCGTGCACGTCGACGCCGAGGGCAAGGACCAGAAGCAGATCGCGGACATCAACGACCTGCTCGGCAAGGACTGTGACGCGCTGATCGTCTCGCCGAACACCACCGCCACGCTCACCCCGGCCGTCGAGGCGGCCTGCCAGGCCGGGCTGCCGGTCATCGTCTTCGACCGCGGTGTCAACACGAAGTGCCCGGTGACGTTCATCAACCCGATCGGCGGTTACGGCTTCGGTCATGTCGGCGCCGAGTTCGTCAGCCAGAAGATGAAGCCCGGCGGCAAGGTCCTCGCCCTGCGGATCCTGCCCGGCGTCGACGTCCTGGAGACCCGTTGGTCGGCGGCCAAGGTCGCCTTCGACAAGGCGGGCGTCAACGTCGTCGGTGTCGAGTTCACCGATGGTGACCCGGCCAAGACCAAGAAGATCGTCGACGACTACATCCAGCGGCACGGCACCATCGACGGCGTCTGGATGGACGCCGGGGCGGTCGCCGTCGCGGCGGTCGAGGCGTTCCAGGACGCGGGCAAGCCCGTCCCCCCGATCAACGGTGAGGACCAGCTCGACTTCCTGAAGATCTGGAAGGACAAGAACCTCACGGCGATCGCGCCGACCTACCCCACCTACCAGTGGCGTACGCCGATCATCGCCGCGCTGCGGATCCTCGACGGCGAGCAGGTGTCCAGCCCCTGGAAGCTGCCCCAGCCCACCATCACCCAGGAGAACCTGGACCAGTACCTGGACGCGAGCATGCCGCCGCTGCACTACGCGATGTGCGGCTGCACCGACCTGCCCGGTTATCCGCAGCGCTGGAAGTAG
- a CDS encoding ABC transporter permease: MQTVQSRSLPLRLPRARPGGVLPIFAILVVLLVLVGIRQPDFLSPPSLMSFLGRSAPIILLAAGQYFVIVSGEFDLSVGSLVTAQVVVAARLIDGDPARTWPVVLLLLVFGALVGLVNGLVTTRLRVPSFITTLGMFLILFGAVYLWSDGAPKGALSEEFRRFGRRAFEDVPVLGRVPYALLVLVALAVAAVLLMRSDFGRTLVAVGDNPRTAELSGVRVWRTRTVAFILSGLAAAVAAILLGGYSGVSFQAGAGLEFGAITAVVLGGVALGGGRGAVVGAMLGALTLELLFALMNFYGVSGALRSTVQGAIILLAVAVSATRSSSR, translated from the coding sequence ATGCAGACCGTTCAGTCCCGTTCGCTGCCGCTGCGCCTGCCCCGGGCCCGCCCCGGTGGGGTGCTGCCGATCTTCGCGATCCTCGTGGTCCTGCTGGTGCTCGTCGGTATCCGGCAGCCCGACTTCCTCAGCCCGCCGTCGCTCATGTCCTTCCTCGGTCGTTCGGCGCCGATCATCCTGCTCGCCGCCGGCCAGTACTTCGTGATCGTCTCGGGCGAGTTCGATCTCTCGGTCGGCTCCCTGGTCACCGCGCAGGTGGTGGTCGCCGCCCGGCTGATCGACGGCGACCCGGCCCGCACCTGGCCGGTGGTGCTGCTCCTGCTCGTCTTCGGAGCGCTGGTCGGGCTGGTGAACGGGCTGGTCACGACCCGGCTGCGGGTGCCCTCGTTCATCACCACCCTCGGCATGTTCCTGATCCTCTTCGGCGCGGTCTACCTGTGGTCCGACGGTGCCCCGAAGGGTGCGCTCTCCGAGGAGTTCCGCCGGTTCGGTCGGCGGGCCTTCGAGGACGTGCCGGTGCTCGGCCGGGTGCCGTACGCGCTGCTGGTCCTGGTGGCCCTGGCGGTCGCGGCCGTGCTGCTCATGCGGTCGGACTTCGGCCGGACGCTGGTCGCCGTCGGCGACAACCCGCGCACCGCCGAGTTGAGCGGGGTGCGCGTCTGGCGTACCCGAACCGTCGCCTTCATCCTCAGCGGGCTCGCGGCGGCGGTGGCGGCGATCCTGCTGGGTGGCTACAGCGGTGTGTCGTTCCAGGCCGGTGCGGGTCTGGAGTTCGGCGCGATCACCGCGGTCGTGCTCGGTGGCGTCGCGCTGGGCGGGGGGCGCGGTGCGGTGGTCGGCGCGATGCTCGGTGCGCTGACCCTCGAACTGCTGTTCGCCCTGATGAATTTCTACGGCGTCTCCGGCGCCCTCAGATCGACCGTCCAGGGCGCGATCATCCTGCTCGCCGTGGCGGTCTCGGCAACGCGTTCTTCGTCGAGATAA